A genomic window from Melanotaenia boesemani isolate fMelBoe1 chromosome 15, fMelBoe1.pri, whole genome shotgun sequence includes:
- the myo1ca gene encoding unconventional myosin-Ic isoform X1 codes for MKYQAREVDVDGRVRLVMESALTARDRVGVQDFVLLENYNSEAAFIENLRRRFRENLIYTYIGSVLVSVNPYKELEIYSKQQMERYRGVSFYEISPHIYALSDNTYRAMRTERKDQCILISGESGAGKTEASKKILLYYAVTCPTNDHMAALGDRLLQSNPVLEAFGNAKTLRNDNSSRFGKYMDVQFDFRGAPVGGHILNYLLEKSRVVHQNHGERNFHIFYQLLDGGDDELLKTLDLERNPQNYRYLVKGNCPRVSSISDKNNWKVVMKALPVIGFTTEEVQNLLNIIAGILHLGNTLFGEGEEGETYITTETQLSNLAKLLCVDGSALKEALTHKKLTAKGEEMVSPLNFEQAVSARDALAKAVYGRTFTWLVEKINQSLALKDEIYHSSKDSSVIGLLDIYGFEVLQHNSFEQFCINYCNEKLQQLFIELTLRSEQEEYETEGIAWETVQYFDNKIICDLIEEKYKGIISILDEECLRPGETCDASFLEKLEDTVGGHPHFITHKLANGKTRRVMSREEFRLLHYAGEVNYNVNGFLDKNNDSLNRNLKEVMCQSDNQILSHCFRREEVTGQKRPEMAATQFKNSLMKLKEILMSKEPSYVRCIKPNDAKQPGRFDEVLVRHQVKYLGLMENLRVRRAGFAYRRRFEAFLQRYKPLCPETWPNWHGRLIDGVSTLVNHLGYKAEEYKLGRSKIFIRFPKTLFTTEDALEAKKPEIAVILQTSWRGYRERSKYQRIRHAVIVIQSAWRGMKARRRAKKRRQAAELIRRFIKGFIYRHEEYCSDNEYFLDHVRYSFLKNLSKNLPKSVLDKSWPTPPPSLVEASDHLQRLHMRNMVIKYCRRVQPEWKKQMMQKVVASEIFKDQKDSYPQSVGRLFLDSRLEREQISLKVLQTLGNDKVQYGVLVTKYDRRGFKPRPRQLLLTNTFAVLVDRTKIKQRIDYAALRGISVSALSDGMCVLHMPCEDNKQKADAVLQCSHVIELVTKLAMMASKTSYVNISPGSIRFAVARGKEGIIDFIRGPELKVAKGKRGHLLVTAPRINAT; via the exons ATGAAATATCAAGCCAGG GAAGTGGACGTTGACGGACGAGTGCGTCTGGTGATGGAGAGTGCCCTGACTGCCCGGGACAGGGTTGGGGTGCAGGACTTTGTCTTGCTGGAAAACTACAACAGTGAAGCAGCCTTCATAGAAAACCTGCGGAGACGCTTTAGAGAAAATCTAATCTAT ACGTATATTGGCTCAGTGTTGGTGTCGGTGAACCCTTACAAAGAGCTGGAGATTTACTCCAAGCAGCAGATGGAACGTTACAGAGGAGTCAGCTTCTACGAAATATCACCTCACAT CTATGCCTTATCAGACAACACTTATCGAGCAATGCGGACAGAGAGGAAGGACCAGTGTATTCTCATTTCGGGTGAGAGTGGAGCAGGCAAAACAGAGGCCTCCAAAAAGATCCTCCTCTACTATGCTGTCACCTGCCCCACTAATGATCACATGGCTGCCCTTGGTGACCGCCTCCTGCAGTCAAACCCTGTTCTGGAG GCATTTGGTAATGCCAAAACACTGAGGAATGATAACTCCAGTCGCTTTGGAAAGTACATGGATGTCCAGTTTGACTTCAGG GGAGCACCAGTGGGAGGTCACATCCTCAACTACCTGCTGGAGAAATCCCGTGTTGTGCACCAGAACCATGGTGAAAGAAATTTTCACATCTTCTATCAGCTTTTGGATGGAGGGGATGATGAACTGCTTAAAACACTGGACCTTGAAAGAAACCCTCAGAATTATCGCTATCTGGTCAag GGAAACTGTCCCAGAGTCAGCTCCATAAGTGACAAGAATAATTGGAAAGTTGTGATGAAGGCCTTGCCTGTGATTGGCTTCACCACAGAGGAAGTGCAG AATTTGCTGAATATCATTGCTGGCATTCTCCATCTGGGTAACACTCTCTTTGGGGAAGGGGAGGAAGGAGAAACTTATATCACCACTGAGACTCAGCTATCAAATCTTGCGAAG CTGCTGTGTGTTGATGGCTCAGCCCTCAAGGAGGCACTCACTCACAAGAAACTGACAGCCAAAGGAGAAGAG ATGGTCAGCCCACTAAATTTTGAGCAGGCGGTATCCGCTCGTGATGCTTTAGCCAAGGCTGTGTATGGTCGAACCTTCACCTGGCTGGTGGAGAAGATCAACCAGTCACTGGCTCTGAAG GATGAAATCTACCACAGCAGCAAAGATTCCTCAGTCATAGGGCTTCTAGATATCTATGGTTTTGAGGTCCTACAGCACAATAG CTTTGAGCAATTTTGCATCAACTACTGCAACgaaaagctccagcagctgtTTATTGAGCTCACCCTCCGATCTGAGCAGGAGGAGTACGAGACAGAAGGAATTGCT TGGGAGACAGTACAATACTTTGATAACAAGATCATTTGTGACCTGATAGAAGAGAAGTATAAAGGCATCATTTCCATTCTG GATGAGGAATGTCTGAGACCTGGAGAGACTTGCGATGCCTCATTTTTGGAGAAGTTGGAGGACACAGTGGGCGGCCATCCCCATTTCATCAC GCACAAGCTGGCAAATGGAAAAACCCGCAGGGTAATGAGCAGGGAGGAGTTTAGGCTGCTGCATTATGCTGGAGAGGTCAACTATAATGTCAATG GTTTCCTTGACAAGAACAATGATTCGTTGAACAGGAATCTGAAGGAG GTCATGTGCCAGTCAGACAACCAGATCCTAAGTCACTGCTTCCGCAGAGAGGAAGTGACTGGCCAGAAACGTCCAGAGATG gCTGCAACTCAGTTTAAAAACAGTCTGATGAAGCTAAAGGAGATCCTCATGTCTAAAGAGCCATCCTATGTGCGCTGTATCAAACCTAATGATGCCAAGCAACCAG GACGCTTCGATGAAGTTCTGGTCAGACACCAGGTGAAGTACTTGGGTCTAATGGAGAACTTGAGGGTCAGGAGAGCTGGCTTTGCCTATCGCCGTCGCTTTGAAGCCTTCTTGCAGAG GTATAAGCCCCTGTGTCCTGAGACATGGCCCAACTGGCACGGAAGACTCATAGATGGAGTTTCTACACTGGTCAACCACCTCGGCTATAAAGCAGAAGAGTACAAACTGGGCAG ATCAAAGATCTTCATCCGTTTCCCGAAAACTCTCTTCACCACTGAGGACGCACTAGAGGCAAAAAAGCCAGAGATAG CTGTGATCCTCCAGACATCAtggagaggctacagagagaGATCTAAGTATCAACGCATCAGACATGCAG TGATAGTGATCCAGTCGGCATGGCGAGGGATGAAAGCACGGCGGAGAGCTAAAAAGCGTCGCCAGGCGGCTGAGCTGATTCGCAG ATTCATAAAAGGCTTCATCTACCGTCATGAGGAATACTGCTCTGACAATGAGTATTTCCTGGATCATGTTCGTTACTCCTTCCTCAAAAATCTGAGCAAAAACCTGCCAAAGAGTGTTTTGGACAAAAGCTGGCCgactcctcctccctctcttgtTGAG GCCTCTGATCACCTGCAGAGGCTGCACATGCGGAACATGGTCATCAAGTACTGCCGGAGGGTCCAGCCTGAATGGAAGAAGCAG atGATGCAGAAGGTCGTAGCCAGTGAGATCTTCAAAGATCAGAAAGACAGCTACCCTCAGAGTGTTGGGAGGCTGTTTTTGGACTCCAGGCTTG AACGTGAGCAAATCAGTCTCAAAGTCCTCCAGACTCTTGGCAACGACAAAGTGCAG TATGGTGTCTTAGTGACTAAGTATGACAGGAGGGGTTTCAAGCCTCGCCCCCGCCAGCTGCTCCTCACAAACACCTTTGCTGTGTTGGTGGACAGGACCAAGATCAAACAGAGGATTGACTATGCTGCTCTGAGAG GCATCTCTGTGAGCGCTCTCAGTGATGGGATGTGTGTTCTGCACATGCCCTGTGAGGATAACAAACAGAAG GCTGATGCTGTGCTGCAGTGCAGCCATGTGATCGAGCTGGTGACTAAATTAGCCATGATGGCCAGCAAAACCAGCTATGTCAATATCAGCCCGGGCAG CATTCGGTTTGCTGTGGCTCGAGGCAAGGAAGGAATAATTGATTTCATCAGGGGTCCAGAGCTGAAGGTGGCCAAAGGCAAACGAGGACATCTGCTAGTG ACTGCCCCTCGGATCAACGCCAcatga
- the myo1ca gene encoding unconventional myosin-Ic isoform X2 encodes MESALTARDRVGVQDFVLLENYNSEAAFIENLRRRFRENLIYTYIGSVLVSVNPYKELEIYSKQQMERYRGVSFYEISPHIYALSDNTYRAMRTERKDQCILISGESGAGKTEASKKILLYYAVTCPTNDHMAALGDRLLQSNPVLEAFGNAKTLRNDNSSRFGKYMDVQFDFRGAPVGGHILNYLLEKSRVVHQNHGERNFHIFYQLLDGGDDELLKTLDLERNPQNYRYLVKGNCPRVSSISDKNNWKVVMKALPVIGFTTEEVQNLLNIIAGILHLGNTLFGEGEEGETYITTETQLSNLAKLLCVDGSALKEALTHKKLTAKGEEMVSPLNFEQAVSARDALAKAVYGRTFTWLVEKINQSLALKDEIYHSSKDSSVIGLLDIYGFEVLQHNSFEQFCINYCNEKLQQLFIELTLRSEQEEYETEGIAWETVQYFDNKIICDLIEEKYKGIISILDEECLRPGETCDASFLEKLEDTVGGHPHFITHKLANGKTRRVMSREEFRLLHYAGEVNYNVNGFLDKNNDSLNRNLKEVMCQSDNQILSHCFRREEVTGQKRPEMAATQFKNSLMKLKEILMSKEPSYVRCIKPNDAKQPGRFDEVLVRHQVKYLGLMENLRVRRAGFAYRRRFEAFLQRYKPLCPETWPNWHGRLIDGVSTLVNHLGYKAEEYKLGRSKIFIRFPKTLFTTEDALEAKKPEIAVILQTSWRGYRERSKYQRIRHAVIVIQSAWRGMKARRRAKKRRQAAELIRRFIKGFIYRHEEYCSDNEYFLDHVRYSFLKNLSKNLPKSVLDKSWPTPPPSLVEASDHLQRLHMRNMVIKYCRRVQPEWKKQMMQKVVASEIFKDQKDSYPQSVGRLFLDSRLEREQISLKVLQTLGNDKVQYGVLVTKYDRRGFKPRPRQLLLTNTFAVLVDRTKIKQRIDYAALRGISVSALSDGMCVLHMPCEDNKQKADAVLQCSHVIELVTKLAMMASKTSYVNISPGSIRFAVARGKEGIIDFIRGPELKVAKGKRGHLLVTAPRINAT; translated from the exons ATGGAGAGTGCCCTGACTGCCCGGGACAGGGTTGGGGTGCAGGACTTTGTCTTGCTGGAAAACTACAACAGTGAAGCAGCCTTCATAGAAAACCTGCGGAGACGCTTTAGAGAAAATCTAATCTAT ACGTATATTGGCTCAGTGTTGGTGTCGGTGAACCCTTACAAAGAGCTGGAGATTTACTCCAAGCAGCAGATGGAACGTTACAGAGGAGTCAGCTTCTACGAAATATCACCTCACAT CTATGCCTTATCAGACAACACTTATCGAGCAATGCGGACAGAGAGGAAGGACCAGTGTATTCTCATTTCGGGTGAGAGTGGAGCAGGCAAAACAGAGGCCTCCAAAAAGATCCTCCTCTACTATGCTGTCACCTGCCCCACTAATGATCACATGGCTGCCCTTGGTGACCGCCTCCTGCAGTCAAACCCTGTTCTGGAG GCATTTGGTAATGCCAAAACACTGAGGAATGATAACTCCAGTCGCTTTGGAAAGTACATGGATGTCCAGTTTGACTTCAGG GGAGCACCAGTGGGAGGTCACATCCTCAACTACCTGCTGGAGAAATCCCGTGTTGTGCACCAGAACCATGGTGAAAGAAATTTTCACATCTTCTATCAGCTTTTGGATGGAGGGGATGATGAACTGCTTAAAACACTGGACCTTGAAAGAAACCCTCAGAATTATCGCTATCTGGTCAag GGAAACTGTCCCAGAGTCAGCTCCATAAGTGACAAGAATAATTGGAAAGTTGTGATGAAGGCCTTGCCTGTGATTGGCTTCACCACAGAGGAAGTGCAG AATTTGCTGAATATCATTGCTGGCATTCTCCATCTGGGTAACACTCTCTTTGGGGAAGGGGAGGAAGGAGAAACTTATATCACCACTGAGACTCAGCTATCAAATCTTGCGAAG CTGCTGTGTGTTGATGGCTCAGCCCTCAAGGAGGCACTCACTCACAAGAAACTGACAGCCAAAGGAGAAGAG ATGGTCAGCCCACTAAATTTTGAGCAGGCGGTATCCGCTCGTGATGCTTTAGCCAAGGCTGTGTATGGTCGAACCTTCACCTGGCTGGTGGAGAAGATCAACCAGTCACTGGCTCTGAAG GATGAAATCTACCACAGCAGCAAAGATTCCTCAGTCATAGGGCTTCTAGATATCTATGGTTTTGAGGTCCTACAGCACAATAG CTTTGAGCAATTTTGCATCAACTACTGCAACgaaaagctccagcagctgtTTATTGAGCTCACCCTCCGATCTGAGCAGGAGGAGTACGAGACAGAAGGAATTGCT TGGGAGACAGTACAATACTTTGATAACAAGATCATTTGTGACCTGATAGAAGAGAAGTATAAAGGCATCATTTCCATTCTG GATGAGGAATGTCTGAGACCTGGAGAGACTTGCGATGCCTCATTTTTGGAGAAGTTGGAGGACACAGTGGGCGGCCATCCCCATTTCATCAC GCACAAGCTGGCAAATGGAAAAACCCGCAGGGTAATGAGCAGGGAGGAGTTTAGGCTGCTGCATTATGCTGGAGAGGTCAACTATAATGTCAATG GTTTCCTTGACAAGAACAATGATTCGTTGAACAGGAATCTGAAGGAG GTCATGTGCCAGTCAGACAACCAGATCCTAAGTCACTGCTTCCGCAGAGAGGAAGTGACTGGCCAGAAACGTCCAGAGATG gCTGCAACTCAGTTTAAAAACAGTCTGATGAAGCTAAAGGAGATCCTCATGTCTAAAGAGCCATCCTATGTGCGCTGTATCAAACCTAATGATGCCAAGCAACCAG GACGCTTCGATGAAGTTCTGGTCAGACACCAGGTGAAGTACTTGGGTCTAATGGAGAACTTGAGGGTCAGGAGAGCTGGCTTTGCCTATCGCCGTCGCTTTGAAGCCTTCTTGCAGAG GTATAAGCCCCTGTGTCCTGAGACATGGCCCAACTGGCACGGAAGACTCATAGATGGAGTTTCTACACTGGTCAACCACCTCGGCTATAAAGCAGAAGAGTACAAACTGGGCAG ATCAAAGATCTTCATCCGTTTCCCGAAAACTCTCTTCACCACTGAGGACGCACTAGAGGCAAAAAAGCCAGAGATAG CTGTGATCCTCCAGACATCAtggagaggctacagagagaGATCTAAGTATCAACGCATCAGACATGCAG TGATAGTGATCCAGTCGGCATGGCGAGGGATGAAAGCACGGCGGAGAGCTAAAAAGCGTCGCCAGGCGGCTGAGCTGATTCGCAG ATTCATAAAAGGCTTCATCTACCGTCATGAGGAATACTGCTCTGACAATGAGTATTTCCTGGATCATGTTCGTTACTCCTTCCTCAAAAATCTGAGCAAAAACCTGCCAAAGAGTGTTTTGGACAAAAGCTGGCCgactcctcctccctctcttgtTGAG GCCTCTGATCACCTGCAGAGGCTGCACATGCGGAACATGGTCATCAAGTACTGCCGGAGGGTCCAGCCTGAATGGAAGAAGCAG atGATGCAGAAGGTCGTAGCCAGTGAGATCTTCAAAGATCAGAAAGACAGCTACCCTCAGAGTGTTGGGAGGCTGTTTTTGGACTCCAGGCTTG AACGTGAGCAAATCAGTCTCAAAGTCCTCCAGACTCTTGGCAACGACAAAGTGCAG TATGGTGTCTTAGTGACTAAGTATGACAGGAGGGGTTTCAAGCCTCGCCCCCGCCAGCTGCTCCTCACAAACACCTTTGCTGTGTTGGTGGACAGGACCAAGATCAAACAGAGGATTGACTATGCTGCTCTGAGAG GCATCTCTGTGAGCGCTCTCAGTGATGGGATGTGTGTTCTGCACATGCCCTGTGAGGATAACAAACAGAAG GCTGATGCTGTGCTGCAGTGCAGCCATGTGATCGAGCTGGTGACTAAATTAGCCATGATGGCCAGCAAAACCAGCTATGTCAATATCAGCCCGGGCAG CATTCGGTTTGCTGTGGCTCGAGGCAAGGAAGGAATAATTGATTTCATCAGGGGTCCAGAGCTGAAGGTGGCCAAAGGCAAACGAGGACATCTGCTAGTG ACTGCCCCTCGGATCAACGCCAcatga
- the LOC121654343 gene encoding uncharacterized protein LOC121654343, producing MKALKKVAFTIHYYIKMMAWQTLFLLCCLLNCVESSASTLVSKYKYNNSFRLTRSTRTRVQQLLKKYKEQQLGNTHFENRSQHLTELPFLSTDLDKWLKLSNWDRLHAAFWDLQAYWKMLERKRKQLEREQNEQIVVDVAQTTLLRNMRHIQLDLRDLMSQVSNQMRLIRSSWIRPMTAAAHLNPRRSTRTVWDDRVEGYIILRDLNLYLTKLARDFLLLASKTQI from the exons ATGAAGGCATTAAAGAAAGTGGCATTCACCATTCACTACTACATCAAG ATGATGGCCTGGCAAACTCTCTTTCTCCTTTGCTGTTTACTGAACTGTGTTGAATCTTCTGCATCCACGCTTGTCTCGAAGTATAAATACAACAACTCATTTCGTCTTACAAGGTCCACTCGAACCCGCGTGCAGCAGCTACTGAAGAAATAT AAGGAGCAGCAGTTGGGAAATACGCATTTTGAGAACAGAAGCCAACACTTGACAGAGCTCCCATTTCTGTCCACAGACCTCGACAAGTGGCTGAAGTTGTCG AACTGGGACCGATTGCATGCCGCTTTCTGGGACTTGCAGGCCTATTGGAAAATGCTggaaaggaagagaaaacagCTGGAGAGGGAGCAGAATGAGCAGATAGTGGTGGATGTGGCCCAAACCACATTACTTCGGAACATGAGGCACATTCAGCTGGACTTACGGGACTTGATGAGCCAAGTCAGCAATCAG ATGAGACTCATAAGGAGTTCTTGGATTAGGCCAATGACTGCTGCAGCCCACCTGAACCCACGAAGAAGTACCAGAACTGTGTGGGATGACCGAGTGGAGGGCTACATAATTCTTAGGGACTTGAACCTTTACCTCACAAAGCTGGCAAGAGACTTTCTCCTACTAgcttcaaaaacacaaatatga